The sequence CGACATTTTCCGTTTTGTTGAGCAGGCGCGGCTCAATGACCATCGACGGGCGGTGGGTATCGACGACTACGAGCAAACTGTTCGGCGTCGCCGCTTCAAGGACGGCATCGATCGAAAAGAAGCGCGACCAGAGCGAACCGTCTTTTTTGATTTCCGTTAATAGACGCTCAATGCCGGTACCATGCCCTTGTTTGTCGAGGACGATGACGCCTTCCTTGTCGTTCGCTTCGGCGATTTTTAAAATCCCGATGCATGCTCCGATCGCATCCATGTCCGGATGTTGGTGTCCCATGATGATCACTTTGTCACTCGCGAGGACAAGTTCCCGCAGCGCGTGGGAAATGACGCGCGCACGCACGCGCGTCCGCTTTTCGATCGGATTCGTTTTCCCGCCGTGAAAAATCACCTTGCCGTCCGTCCGTTTAATGGCAACTTGGTCGCCGCCGCGGCCAAGCGCAAGATCAAGCCCCGATTGGGCAAGGACGCCGAGTTCCGGCAAAGTTGCATTTCCGGCGCCGATCCCGATGCTCAACGTCAACGGCACATTTTCCCTGGCTGTCGATTCGCGGACTTTGTCGAGCACGCTGAATTTGTTTTTTTCCAAACTTTCGAGCGCCCGTTGATTCAGGACGGCAAAAAAACGCTCCGAGTCGATGCGCTTTAAGAAAATGCCGGTTTCGGTCGCCCAATTTTTCAAAATCGAAGTGACTTCGCTGTTGAAATGGCTGCGAACTTGGTCGTCCATCCCTTGCGTCAGTTCCTCGTAGTTATCCAAGTAAATAATGCCGAGCACCGTTTGTTCCTCGTGGTACACTTGCTTCAACTGCACCAATTCGGTAACATCGAAAAAATACAGCAACCGTTCGTCGCGATTGAAATAAACGCGAAATTTCCTTTTGTTGATCGTTAAGATCTCTTGTTCGACTTCGTTTTGCAAGCAAGGAATAAGATCTTCGGAAATGTGGTTCAAAGAATTGCCAAAGAAAGATTCATCCCCGAGCAAGGTTCCAATGTATGCGTTCATCCATTCGATCTGGTAATGTTCATTATACAGTAAAATCCCGATTGGCATTTCTGTCAGAGCCTCGTCGCCGAGTTTTTTCACCCGGTGGGAAAGCGTCGAAACATACGACTCCAATTCTTTCCGGTGACGAAGCTGTTCCCGAACCGCCAAGAAAAGCAAAACGGCCAGAGTGACGAGGCCAACGGCACCCATCGGCCAATTATACGCAAATAAAATTAGGACGCACAACAACGCAATAAGAAAGACACCGCCGAAAATGTACTCGAAGAGACGGTTTTTCAGTTGATCCGGCATACGTTAAGCCTCCATTTCGGGCATCAGGAAGAGCGAAGTCGGTCACGCATTTGGAATCCAAGGTCGATCACGCCGACAAGCCTGAAAATCATGCCGGTCGCCACGGACAAAAGAACCAAAAGGATCAACGTGAGCCCTTTCAATCCTTTTGACCACTTCCGCAAATGCATGTAAAAGAAAACAAACGAAAGTCCCTGTATAAACATGACGACCTGCAAGACAACAAGCAGATTATAATAAACAATAGACCCAACCGATCCGGCCTCGAAACCATGGAAAAATCCTATGATGAGAATGATCAAATAATACCATAAAAAACTTTTCGGAAACTGCCACTCGCGGAAAGGCTTCCACGGCAAAACATGGTCGCCCAGTCCGATTTTCCTTAAGACGGGGGTCGCGGCCAATTGCGTAATGAGCGCATACGTTGCACCGGCAAACGCGAGAAGAGCAGGAGCCAAGTATCGATACAACGCCAACTGCTGTTCAAACATCTCGAGATTCCGTTGCGAACCACCGCCCATCGTGTGCAACAATGATTGCGAATCCCGCATCGCCTGCCGCATCGTCTCCACCGTTTGATTGATTAAATTCAGGTCCCAAATAACAATGGTCAAAATATAAACGAGAATAACGCCGGCCGTATACGTGAGTGCGCCTCCGAGCAAGATGCCGAAAGCGGGACGTTTTTGCCGGTATAAAATCCCTGCCACGGTTCCTCCGCTTGCAAACAACAAGGAAAAAAACAACCCCCAGATGCTGCCGAAGAGCAGGCCGATCGCCATGCCGCATCCCCATAGCGGAAGCGCCGACCGCGTGCCGTTTCGAATGATGTAAACGATGAACGGCAAAGGTAAAAACCAGACGCTGACGATGCTAACGACAGGCACGTACAAGGCAAGAATCAGCAGGATGCCGTACAACGCGGCCGCCATGGCTCCTTCCGTCAATCGATTACTTCGTTTCACCTTTCATTCCAGCCCCTTTCGCCAGCCGGTTGCAATTCCGCAGCTGACACGATCTCCCCTTTGAGTGGTAAGAAAAAACAGCAAGACGAACTTGCTGTTTTTCCGTTAATCTTTTGTATAAGGCAACAGAGCCATTTGACGGGCCCGTTTGATCGCTCTCGTCAACGGTCTTTGATATTTTGCGGAAGTTCCCGTAACGCGACGCGGCAAAATCTTCCCACGTTCGGAAATGAAGCGCTTCAGCAAATCTACGTCTTTGTAATCGATGTACTTGATTTTGTTGACCGTAAAATAACATACTTTACGGCGACGTCCTTTTCTTCCTTGACGCGGCATCGAAATCCCTCCTTAACGTTAAAATGGCAAATCGTCATCGGAGATGTCAATCGGTTTGCCGTCATTGGCAAACGGATCGTCCCCGTAAGGAGTTTGATTTTGATTTTGATTTTGTCGGTTTCCACCGCCGTACGATTCTTCCGGACCTTGCTGAGGACGGCTTCCACGCGGTTCCAAAAATTGGACCCGGTCACAAACCACTTCTGTCATAAACACTCGGCGGCCTTCATTATTTTCAAAGCTGCGAGTTTCTATGCGGCCTTCGACTCCGGCAAGACTGCCTTTTTTCAAATAATTGGCGACGTTTTCCGCCGGGCGCCGCCACACGACGCAACGGATAAAGTCTGCTTCGCGCTCACCTTGCTGGTTCGTGAACGGTCGATCGCAGGCCAGCGTGAAAGTCGCGACTGCAACGCCGTTCGGCGTATATCGAAGTTCCGGATCCCTCGTCAATCTTCCGACAAGAACGGTACGGTTAATCATCAAAATCTCCTCCCTATTCTTCTACACTCTCTTCGCGTTCGTCGCGAATCGTCATGAAACGAATGATGTCATCGTTGATTTTCGCAATGCGGTCAAATTCATTGATCGCTTCCGGGGACGCTGTCGTATAAACCACCCGGTACACGCCTTCGCGATAATCATCAATTTCATAGGCGAGACGGCGTTTGCCCATCTCTTCGACTTTGTTGATTTCCGCACCATTGTCGGTCAAGATTTTGTCAAAACGTTCAGCAACGCTTTTCTGACCTTCTTCTTCAAGATCCGGACGGACGATGTACATGATTTCGTACTTATTCATATCTTTCACCTCCCTTTGGACTGTACGGCCTCCCGTGCGTTCCGGGAAGCAAGGAGTGCTGTCGTTTATAGCACCTTAGATGCGAACATGTCACTCGCACAATTAAGTATTATAGCAAAACTTGCCCTTGTATGGCAAGCGATTCCCGCTTAAACGTTGAAACGGAAGTGAATGACGTCTCCGTCTTGAACAACATAATCTTTCCCTTCAAGCCGCAATTTTCCTTCTTCCCGGACCGCAGCCATCGAGCCTGCCGCCACTAAATCATCGTAGGAAACAACCTCGGCGCGTATAAAGCCCCGCTCAAAATCACTATGGATGATGCCCGCCGTTTGCGGCGCCTTCATCCCTTTCCGGAACGTCCACGCCCGAACTTCCGGTTCGCCTGCTGTGAAATACGTCGCCAAGCCGAGCAAATCATACGAAGCGCGAATCAACTGATCCAATCCGGACTCGGCAATGCCGAGGTCTTGCAAAAACGCCTCTTTCTCTTCGCCTTCAAGCTCGGCGATTTCGGACTCGATTTTCGCTGAAATAACGACGACCTCTGCCCCTTCTTGCGCAGCGTATTCACGAACCTTTTGCACGTTCGGATTCGCATCGGTTGCGGCGACTTCGTCCTCGGCGACATTTGCAACATACAATACCGGTTTCATCGTCAACAAATGCAAGTGATGAACCGCTTTTCGCTCTTCTTTCGAAAAAGACACGCTGCGCGCCGGCCGATTGTCCTCAAAAGCGTCTTTCAGCTTTTTCAACACTTCGAATTCCGCTAAGGCTTCCTTATCTTTTTGACGAGCTAGTTTTTCCGCTTTCGCGTAACGCTTGTCCACGGTTTCCATGTCCGCCAGAATCAATTCGAGATTGATCGTCTCAATGTCGTCAATCGGATCGATCTTGCCTGATACGTGCGTCACATCGCTGTCCTCGAAACAACGAACCACGTGCGCGATCGCATCGACTTCACGAATATGGGACAAAAATTGGTTGCCGAGTCCTTCCC is a genomic window of Bacillales bacterium containing:
- the rpsF gene encoding 30S ribosomal protein S6, whose translation is MNKYEIMYIVRPDLEEEGQKSVAERFDKILTDNGAEINKVEEMGKRRLAYEIDDYREGVYRVVYTTASPEAINEFDRIAKINDDIIRFMTIRDEREESVEE
- the ychF gene encoding redox-regulated ATPase YchF, which translates into the protein MALTAGIVGLPNVGKSTLFNAITQAGAESANYPFCTIDPNVGIVDVPDERLQTLTEMFQPKKTMPTAFEFTDIAGIVKGASKGEGLGNQFLSHIREVDAIAHVVRCFEDSDVTHVSGKIDPIDDIETINLELILADMETVDKRYAKAEKLARQKDKEALAEFEVLKKLKDAFEDNRPARSVSFSKEERKAVHHLHLLTMKPVLYVANVAEDEVAATDANPNVQKVREYAAQEGAEVVVISAKIESEIAELEGEEKEAFLQDLGIAESGLDQLIRASYDLLGLATYFTAGEPEVRAWTFRKGMKAPQTAGIIHSDFERGFIRAEVVSYDDLVAAGSMAAVREEGKLRLEGKDYVVQDGDVIHFRFNV
- a CDS encoding DHH family phosphoesterase, whose amino-acid sequence is MPDQLKNRLFEYIFGGVFLIALLCVLILFAYNWPMGAVGLVTLAVLLFLAVREQLRHRKELESYVSTLSHRVKKLGDEALTEMPIGILLYNEHYQIEWMNAYIGTLLGDESFFGNSLNHISEDLIPCLQNEVEQEILTINKRKFRVYFNRDERLLYFFDVTELVQLKQVYHEEQTVLGIIYLDNYEELTQGMDDQVRSHFNSEVTSILKNWATETGIFLKRIDSERFFAVLNQRALESLEKNKFSVLDKVRESTARENVPLTLSIGIGAGNATLPELGVLAQSGLDLALGRGGDQVAIKRTDGKVIFHGGKTNPIEKRTRVRARVISHALRELVLASDKVIIMGHQHPDMDAIGACIGILKIAEANDKEGVIVLDKQGHGTGIERLLTEIKKDGSLWSRFFSIDAVLEAATPNSLLVVVDTHRPSMVIEPRLLNKTENVVVIDHHRRGEDFIEDPVLVYMEPYASSTSELVTELLEYQPSRLRMNVLEATALLAGITVDTKSFTLRTGSRTFDAASYLRGRGADTILVQKLLRDDLKAFLQRAKLLESAELYREGFAIAKASDDQRLDQVLIAQAADTLLSMRGVNASFVLCRREDGKIGISARSLGDMNVQMIMEALGGGGHLTNAAAQLEGDDLDEAVNQLKAIIDETLEGGDES
- the ssb gene encoding single-stranded DNA-binding protein, which gives rise to MINRTVLVGRLTRDPELRYTPNGVAVATFTLACDRPFTNQQGEREADFIRCVVWRRPAENVANYLKKGSLAGVEGRIETRSFENNEGRRVFMTEVVCDRVQFLEPRGSRPQQGPEESYGGGNRQNQNQNQTPYGDDPFANDGKPIDISDDDLPF
- a CDS encoding YybS family protein, whose protein sequence is MKRSNRLTEGAMAAALYGILLILALYVPVVSIVSVWFLPLPFIVYIIRNGTRSALPLWGCGMAIGLLFGSIWGLFFSLLFASGGTVAGILYRQKRPAFGILLGGALTYTAGVILVYILTIVIWDLNLINQTVETMRQAMRDSQSLLHTMGGGSQRNLEMFEQQLALYRYLAPALLAFAGATYALITQLAATPVLRKIGLGDHVLPWKPFREWQFPKSFLWYYLIILIIGFFHGFEAGSVGSIVYYNLLVVLQVVMFIQGLSFVFFYMHLRKWSKGLKGLTLILLVLLSVATGMIFRLVGVIDLGFQMRDRLRSS
- the rpsR gene encoding 30S ribosomal protein S18, translated to MPRQGRKGRRRKVCYFTVNKIKYIDYKDVDLLKRFISERGKILPRRVTGTSAKYQRPLTRAIKRARQMALLPYTKD